A genomic window from Erpetoichthys calabaricus chromosome 17, fErpCal1.3, whole genome shotgun sequence includes:
- the LOC114668182 gene encoding keratin, type I cytoskeletal 15-like isoform X1, whose amino-acid sequence MALRRGQFSSFSSHGAIGGGARFSGGSERVQRSMASSSFSSYGGGSGAATGFGLGGGAMMGSGSALSSAYMRSGSAGMGLGSSFGFGSGGGFGGGAGGFGGGYGDGGDNTAMQIVNEKQQMQSLNDRLATYLEKVRTLEATNKDLEDKLKNFHTSKVVTKDHTSFQDQLQPLRDQIIAAIIENSRLALEIDNAKLAADDFRTKYESEYTIRQSVETDILNLKGLKKECEINHTSNLQEIETLKQEIEDLKNQHEEDMGGLKEEMAGTVNVNVQASEGPDLTRILEDLRAEYESIVQRNKMDLERWFNKQVEAKEAEAIQKAEVAGGTETTKTEVTDLRRQTQSLQAELDALRASKAALEETLAGVDGRYQMELHRIAAMVAALEEELMNIRDSMTSQNEEYKKLLNIKEKLEQEIATYKQLLEGMELGAGGASSSTGSKADATLNMVIESVSQTTVVTKEVKTEVKK is encoded by the exons ATGGCACTAAGAAGAGGACAATTCTCCAGCTTTTCTTCCCATGGCGCCATCGGCGGTGGTGCTCGTTTCTCTGGTGGCTCTGAAAGAGTGCAAAGATCCATGGCATCTTCATCTTTTAGCAGCTACGGTGGTGGTTCTGGTGCAGCTACGGGCTTTGGTTTGGGTGGCGGAGCGATGATGGGCAGCGGCAGTGCACTTAGTTCAGCCTATATGAGGTCTGGGAGCGCGGGAATGGGTTTAGGTTCCAGTTTTGGTTTTGGGAGTGGTGGTGGTTTTGGAGGTGGTGCCGGTGGTTTTGGAGGGGGTTATGGAGATGGTGGTGACAATACTGCTATGCAAATTGTCAATGAAAAGCAGCAAATGCAAAGCCTGAACGACAGGCTGGCTACCTATCTCGAAAAAGTGCGCACCCTTGAAGCAACCAACAAGGACTTGGAGGACAAGCTCAAGAATTTCCACACGAGCAAAGTGGTCACCAAGGATCACACCTCGTTCCAGGACCAGCTGCAGCCCCTTCGTGACCAG ATAATTGCTGCCATCATTGAAAATTCCCGCTTGGCCTTGGAGATTGATAATGCTAAGCTGGCTGCTGATGACTTCAGAACAAA ATACGAGTCTGAGTACACCATTCGCCAGTCAGTGGAGACTGACATCCTCAACCTGAAGGGTCTGAAGAAAGAGTGTGAGATCAACCACACCAGTAATCTTCAGGAAATTGAAACATTGAAACAAGAGATTGAAGATCTTAAAAATCAACATGAAGAG GATATGGGTGGTCTGAAAGAAGAAATGGCTGGCACTGTAAACGTGAATGTCCAGGCCTCTGAAGGCCCAGATCTGACACGGATTTTGGAGGACTTACGAGCAGAGTATGAAAGCATAGTTCAAAGAAACAAGATGGACCTTGAGAGGTGGTTCAACAAGCAG GTGGAAGCCAAAGAAGCTGAAGCCATCCAGAAAGCAGAGGTTGCTGGAGGCACTGAAACCACAAAGACAGAAGTGACAGATCTCCGCCGTCAGACCCAGAGCCTTCAGGCAGAGCTGGACGCTTTGCGGGCCTCT aAAGCCGCCTTGGAGGAAACCTTGGCAGGGGTAGATGGCCGCTATCAGATGGAACTTCACCGTATCGCTGCCATGGTAGCCGCCTTGGAGGAAGAGCTGATGAACATCCGGGACAGCATGACCTCACAGAACGAGGAGTACAAGAAACTTCTGAACATCAAAGAGAAACTGGAGCAGGAGATTGCAACATACAAGCAGCTGCTGGAAGGAATGGAGCTGGGCGCCGGCGGGGCCTCGTCCTCCAC GGGCTCAAAGGCTGATGCTACATTGAATATGGTTATAGAAAG TGTTTCACAGACTACAGTGGTGACCAAAG AGGTGAAGACCGAAGTCAAGAAATAA
- the LOC114668182 gene encoding keratin, type I cytoskeletal 15-like isoform X3, translated as MALRRGQFSSFSSHGAIGGGARFSGGSERVQRSMASSSFSSYGGGSGAATGFGLGGGAMMGSGSALSSAYMRSGSAGMGLGSSFGFGSGGGFGGGAGGFGGGYGDGGDNTAMQIVNEKQQMQSLNDRLATYLEKVRTLEATNKDLEDKLKNFHTSKVVTKDHTSFQDQLQPLRDQIIAAIIENSRLALEIDNAKLAADDFRTKYESEYTIRQSVETDILNLKGLKKECEINHTSNLQEIETLKQEIEDLKNQHEEDMGGLKEEMAGTVNVNVQASEGPDLTRILEDLRAEYESIVQRNKMDLERWFNKQVEAKEAEAIQKAEVAGGTETTKTEVTDLRRQTQSLQAELDALRASKAALEETLAGVDGRYQMELHRIAAMVAALEEELMNIRDSMTSQNEEYKKLLNIKEKLEQEIATYKQLLEGMELGAGGASSSTGSKADATLNMVIESVSQTTVVTKEVKTEVK; from the exons ATGGCACTAAGAAGAGGACAATTCTCCAGCTTTTCTTCCCATGGCGCCATCGGCGGTGGTGCTCGTTTCTCTGGTGGCTCTGAAAGAGTGCAAAGATCCATGGCATCTTCATCTTTTAGCAGCTACGGTGGTGGTTCTGGTGCAGCTACGGGCTTTGGTTTGGGTGGCGGAGCGATGATGGGCAGCGGCAGTGCACTTAGTTCAGCCTATATGAGGTCTGGGAGCGCGGGAATGGGTTTAGGTTCCAGTTTTGGTTTTGGGAGTGGTGGTGGTTTTGGAGGTGGTGCCGGTGGTTTTGGAGGGGGTTATGGAGATGGTGGTGACAATACTGCTATGCAAATTGTCAATGAAAAGCAGCAAATGCAAAGCCTGAACGACAGGCTGGCTACCTATCTCGAAAAAGTGCGCACCCTTGAAGCAACCAACAAGGACTTGGAGGACAAGCTCAAGAATTTCCACACGAGCAAAGTGGTCACCAAGGATCACACCTCGTTCCAGGACCAGCTGCAGCCCCTTCGTGACCAG ATAATTGCTGCCATCATTGAAAATTCCCGCTTGGCCTTGGAGATTGATAATGCTAAGCTGGCTGCTGATGACTTCAGAACAAA ATACGAGTCTGAGTACACCATTCGCCAGTCAGTGGAGACTGACATCCTCAACCTGAAGGGTCTGAAGAAAGAGTGTGAGATCAACCACACCAGTAATCTTCAGGAAATTGAAACATTGAAACAAGAGATTGAAGATCTTAAAAATCAACATGAAGAG GATATGGGTGGTCTGAAAGAAGAAATGGCTGGCACTGTAAACGTGAATGTCCAGGCCTCTGAAGGCCCAGATCTGACACGGATTTTGGAGGACTTACGAGCAGAGTATGAAAGCATAGTTCAAAGAAACAAGATGGACCTTGAGAGGTGGTTCAACAAGCAG GTGGAAGCCAAAGAAGCTGAAGCCATCCAGAAAGCAGAGGTTGCTGGAGGCACTGAAACCACAAAGACAGAAGTGACAGATCTCCGCCGTCAGACCCAGAGCCTTCAGGCAGAGCTGGACGCTTTGCGGGCCTCT aAAGCCGCCTTGGAGGAAACCTTGGCAGGGGTAGATGGCCGCTATCAGATGGAACTTCACCGTATCGCTGCCATGGTAGCCGCCTTGGAGGAAGAGCTGATGAACATCCGGGACAGCATGACCTCACAGAACGAGGAGTACAAGAAACTTCTGAACATCAAAGAGAAACTGGAGCAGGAGATTGCAACATACAAGCAGCTGCTGGAAGGAATGGAGCTGGGCGCCGGCGGGGCCTCGTCCTCCAC GGGCTCAAAGGCTGATGCTACATTGAATATGGTTATAGAAAG TGTTTCACAGACTACAGTGGTGACCAAAG
- the LOC114668182 gene encoding keratin, type I cytoskeletal 15-like isoform X4 yields MALRRGQFSSFSSHGAIGGGARFSGGSERVQRSMASSSFSSYGGGSGAATGFGLGGGAMMGSGSALSSAYMRSGSAGMGLGSSFGFGSGGGFGGGAGGFGGGYGDGGDNTAMQIVNEKQQMQSLNDRLATYLEKVRTLEATNKDLEDKLKNFHTSKVVTKDHTSFQDQLQPLRDQIIAAIIENSRLALEIDNAKLAADDFRTKYESEYTIRQSVETDILNLKGLKKECEINHTSNLQEIETLKQEIEDLKNQHEEDMGGLKEEMAGTVNVNVQASEGPDLTRILEDLRAEYESIVQRNKMDLERWFNKQVEAKEAEAIQKAEVAGGTETTKTEVTDLRRQTQSLQAELDALRASKAALEETLAGVDGRYQMELHRIAAMVAALEEELMNIRDSMTSQNEEYKKLLNIKEKLEQEIATYKQLLEGMELGAGGASSSTVSQTTVVTKEVKTEVKK; encoded by the exons ATGGCACTAAGAAGAGGACAATTCTCCAGCTTTTCTTCCCATGGCGCCATCGGCGGTGGTGCTCGTTTCTCTGGTGGCTCTGAAAGAGTGCAAAGATCCATGGCATCTTCATCTTTTAGCAGCTACGGTGGTGGTTCTGGTGCAGCTACGGGCTTTGGTTTGGGTGGCGGAGCGATGATGGGCAGCGGCAGTGCACTTAGTTCAGCCTATATGAGGTCTGGGAGCGCGGGAATGGGTTTAGGTTCCAGTTTTGGTTTTGGGAGTGGTGGTGGTTTTGGAGGTGGTGCCGGTGGTTTTGGAGGGGGTTATGGAGATGGTGGTGACAATACTGCTATGCAAATTGTCAATGAAAAGCAGCAAATGCAAAGCCTGAACGACAGGCTGGCTACCTATCTCGAAAAAGTGCGCACCCTTGAAGCAACCAACAAGGACTTGGAGGACAAGCTCAAGAATTTCCACACGAGCAAAGTGGTCACCAAGGATCACACCTCGTTCCAGGACCAGCTGCAGCCCCTTCGTGACCAG ATAATTGCTGCCATCATTGAAAATTCCCGCTTGGCCTTGGAGATTGATAATGCTAAGCTGGCTGCTGATGACTTCAGAACAAA ATACGAGTCTGAGTACACCATTCGCCAGTCAGTGGAGACTGACATCCTCAACCTGAAGGGTCTGAAGAAAGAGTGTGAGATCAACCACACCAGTAATCTTCAGGAAATTGAAACATTGAAACAAGAGATTGAAGATCTTAAAAATCAACATGAAGAG GATATGGGTGGTCTGAAAGAAGAAATGGCTGGCACTGTAAACGTGAATGTCCAGGCCTCTGAAGGCCCAGATCTGACACGGATTTTGGAGGACTTACGAGCAGAGTATGAAAGCATAGTTCAAAGAAACAAGATGGACCTTGAGAGGTGGTTCAACAAGCAG GTGGAAGCCAAAGAAGCTGAAGCCATCCAGAAAGCAGAGGTTGCTGGAGGCACTGAAACCACAAAGACAGAAGTGACAGATCTCCGCCGTCAGACCCAGAGCCTTCAGGCAGAGCTGGACGCTTTGCGGGCCTCT aAAGCCGCCTTGGAGGAAACCTTGGCAGGGGTAGATGGCCGCTATCAGATGGAACTTCACCGTATCGCTGCCATGGTAGCCGCCTTGGAGGAAGAGCTGATGAACATCCGGGACAGCATGACCTCACAGAACGAGGAGTACAAGAAACTTCTGAACATCAAAGAGAAACTGGAGCAGGAGATTGCAACATACAAGCAGCTGCTGGAAGGAATGGAGCTGGGCGCCGGCGGGGCCTCGTCCTCCAC TGTTTCACAGACTACAGTGGTGACCAAAG AGGTGAAGACCGAAGTCAAGAAATAA
- the LOC114668182 gene encoding keratin, type I cytoskeletal 15-like isoform X5 → MALRRGQFSSFSSHGAIGGGARFSGGSERVQRSMASSSFSSYGGGSGAATGFGLGGGAMMGSGSALSSAYMRSGSAGMGLGSSFGFGSGGGFGGGAGGFGGGYGDGGDNTAMQIVNEKQQMQSLNDRLATYLEKVRTLEATNKDLEDKLKNFHTSKVVTKDHTSFQDQLQPLRDQIIAAIIENSRLALEIDNAKLAADDFRTKYESEYTIRQSVETDILNLKGLKKECEINHTSNLQEIETLKQEIEDLKNQHEEDMGGLKEEMAGTVNVNVQASEGPDLTRILEDLRAEYESIVQRNKMDLERWFNKQVEAKEAEAIQKAEVAGGTETTKTEVTDLRRQTQSLQAELDALRASKAALEETLAGVDGRYQMELHRIAAMVAALEEELMNIRDSMTSQNEEYKKLLNIKEKLEQEIATYKQLLEGMELGAGGASSSTVSQTTVVTKEVKTELKK, encoded by the exons ATGGCACTAAGAAGAGGACAATTCTCCAGCTTTTCTTCCCATGGCGCCATCGGCGGTGGTGCTCGTTTCTCTGGTGGCTCTGAAAGAGTGCAAAGATCCATGGCATCTTCATCTTTTAGCAGCTACGGTGGTGGTTCTGGTGCAGCTACGGGCTTTGGTTTGGGTGGCGGAGCGATGATGGGCAGCGGCAGTGCACTTAGTTCAGCCTATATGAGGTCTGGGAGCGCGGGAATGGGTTTAGGTTCCAGTTTTGGTTTTGGGAGTGGTGGTGGTTTTGGAGGTGGTGCCGGTGGTTTTGGAGGGGGTTATGGAGATGGTGGTGACAATACTGCTATGCAAATTGTCAATGAAAAGCAGCAAATGCAAAGCCTGAACGACAGGCTGGCTACCTATCTCGAAAAAGTGCGCACCCTTGAAGCAACCAACAAGGACTTGGAGGACAAGCTCAAGAATTTCCACACGAGCAAAGTGGTCACCAAGGATCACACCTCGTTCCAGGACCAGCTGCAGCCCCTTCGTGACCAG ATAATTGCTGCCATCATTGAAAATTCCCGCTTGGCCTTGGAGATTGATAATGCTAAGCTGGCTGCTGATGACTTCAGAACAAA ATACGAGTCTGAGTACACCATTCGCCAGTCAGTGGAGACTGACATCCTCAACCTGAAGGGTCTGAAGAAAGAGTGTGAGATCAACCACACCAGTAATCTTCAGGAAATTGAAACATTGAAACAAGAGATTGAAGATCTTAAAAATCAACATGAAGAG GATATGGGTGGTCTGAAAGAAGAAATGGCTGGCACTGTAAACGTGAATGTCCAGGCCTCTGAAGGCCCAGATCTGACACGGATTTTGGAGGACTTACGAGCAGAGTATGAAAGCATAGTTCAAAGAAACAAGATGGACCTTGAGAGGTGGTTCAACAAGCAG GTGGAAGCCAAAGAAGCTGAAGCCATCCAGAAAGCAGAGGTTGCTGGAGGCACTGAAACCACAAAGACAGAAGTGACAGATCTCCGCCGTCAGACCCAGAGCCTTCAGGCAGAGCTGGACGCTTTGCGGGCCTCT aAAGCCGCCTTGGAGGAAACCTTGGCAGGGGTAGATGGCCGCTATCAGATGGAACTTCACCGTATCGCTGCCATGGTAGCCGCCTTGGAGGAAGAGCTGATGAACATCCGGGACAGCATGACCTCACAGAACGAGGAGTACAAGAAACTTCTGAACATCAAAGAGAAACTGGAGCAGGAGATTGCAACATACAAGCAGCTGCTGGAAGGAATGGAGCTGGGCGCCGGCGGGGCCTCGTCCTCCAC TGTTTCACAGACTACAGTGGTGACCAAAG
- the LOC114668182 gene encoding keratin, type I cytoskeletal 15-like isoform X2, with translation MALRRGQFSSFSSHGAIGGGARFSGGSERVQRSMASSSFSSYGGGSGAATGFGLGGGAMMGSGSALSSAYMRSGSAGMGLGSSFGFGSGGGFGGGAGGFGGGYGDGGDNTAMQIVNEKQQMQSLNDRLATYLEKVRTLEATNKDLEDKLKNFHTSKVVTKDHTSFQDQLQPLRDQIIAAIIENSRLALEIDNAKLAADDFRTKYESEYTIRQSVETDILNLKGLKKECEINHTSNLQEIETLKQEIEDLKNQHEEDMGGLKEEMAGTVNVNVQASEGPDLTRILEDLRAEYESIVQRNKMDLERWFNKQVEAKEAEAIQKAEVAGGTETTKTEVTDLRRQTQSLQAELDALRASKAALEETLAGVDGRYQMELHRIAAMVAALEEELMNIRDSMTSQNEEYKKLLNIKEKLEQEIATYKQLLEGMELGAGGASSSTGSKADATLNMVIESVSQTTVVTKEVKTELKK, from the exons ATGGCACTAAGAAGAGGACAATTCTCCAGCTTTTCTTCCCATGGCGCCATCGGCGGTGGTGCTCGTTTCTCTGGTGGCTCTGAAAGAGTGCAAAGATCCATGGCATCTTCATCTTTTAGCAGCTACGGTGGTGGTTCTGGTGCAGCTACGGGCTTTGGTTTGGGTGGCGGAGCGATGATGGGCAGCGGCAGTGCACTTAGTTCAGCCTATATGAGGTCTGGGAGCGCGGGAATGGGTTTAGGTTCCAGTTTTGGTTTTGGGAGTGGTGGTGGTTTTGGAGGTGGTGCCGGTGGTTTTGGAGGGGGTTATGGAGATGGTGGTGACAATACTGCTATGCAAATTGTCAATGAAAAGCAGCAAATGCAAAGCCTGAACGACAGGCTGGCTACCTATCTCGAAAAAGTGCGCACCCTTGAAGCAACCAACAAGGACTTGGAGGACAAGCTCAAGAATTTCCACACGAGCAAAGTGGTCACCAAGGATCACACCTCGTTCCAGGACCAGCTGCAGCCCCTTCGTGACCAG ATAATTGCTGCCATCATTGAAAATTCCCGCTTGGCCTTGGAGATTGATAATGCTAAGCTGGCTGCTGATGACTTCAGAACAAA ATACGAGTCTGAGTACACCATTCGCCAGTCAGTGGAGACTGACATCCTCAACCTGAAGGGTCTGAAGAAAGAGTGTGAGATCAACCACACCAGTAATCTTCAGGAAATTGAAACATTGAAACAAGAGATTGAAGATCTTAAAAATCAACATGAAGAG GATATGGGTGGTCTGAAAGAAGAAATGGCTGGCACTGTAAACGTGAATGTCCAGGCCTCTGAAGGCCCAGATCTGACACGGATTTTGGAGGACTTACGAGCAGAGTATGAAAGCATAGTTCAAAGAAACAAGATGGACCTTGAGAGGTGGTTCAACAAGCAG GTGGAAGCCAAAGAAGCTGAAGCCATCCAGAAAGCAGAGGTTGCTGGAGGCACTGAAACCACAAAGACAGAAGTGACAGATCTCCGCCGTCAGACCCAGAGCCTTCAGGCAGAGCTGGACGCTTTGCGGGCCTCT aAAGCCGCCTTGGAGGAAACCTTGGCAGGGGTAGATGGCCGCTATCAGATGGAACTTCACCGTATCGCTGCCATGGTAGCCGCCTTGGAGGAAGAGCTGATGAACATCCGGGACAGCATGACCTCACAGAACGAGGAGTACAAGAAACTTCTGAACATCAAAGAGAAACTGGAGCAGGAGATTGCAACATACAAGCAGCTGCTGGAAGGAATGGAGCTGGGCGCCGGCGGGGCCTCGTCCTCCAC GGGCTCAAAGGCTGATGCTACATTGAATATGGTTATAGAAAG TGTTTCACAGACTACAGTGGTGACCAAAG
- the LOC114668182 gene encoding keratin, type I cytoskeletal 15-like isoform X6, which translates to MALRRGQFSSFSSHGAIGGGARFSGGSERVQRSMASSSFSSYGGGSGAATGFGLGGGAMMGSGSALSSAYMRSGSAGMGLGSSFGFGSGGGFGGGAGGFGGGYGDGGDNTAMQIVNEKQQMQSLNDRLATYLEKVRTLEATNKDLEDKLKNFHTSKVVTKDHTSFQDQLQPLRDQIIAAIIENSRLALEIDNAKLAADDFRTKYESEYTIRQSVETDILNLKGLKKECEINHTSNLQEIETLKQEIEDLKNQHEEDMGGLKEEMAGTVNVNVQASEGPDLTRILEDLRAEYESIVQRNKMDLERWFNKQVEAKEAEAIQKAEVAGGTETTKTEVTDLRRQTQSLQAELDALRASKAALEETLAGVDGRYQMELHRIAAMVAALEEELMNIRDSMTSQNEEYKKLLNIKEKLEQEIATYKQLLEGMELGAGGASSSTVSQTTVVTKEVKTEVK; encoded by the exons ATGGCACTAAGAAGAGGACAATTCTCCAGCTTTTCTTCCCATGGCGCCATCGGCGGTGGTGCTCGTTTCTCTGGTGGCTCTGAAAGAGTGCAAAGATCCATGGCATCTTCATCTTTTAGCAGCTACGGTGGTGGTTCTGGTGCAGCTACGGGCTTTGGTTTGGGTGGCGGAGCGATGATGGGCAGCGGCAGTGCACTTAGTTCAGCCTATATGAGGTCTGGGAGCGCGGGAATGGGTTTAGGTTCCAGTTTTGGTTTTGGGAGTGGTGGTGGTTTTGGAGGTGGTGCCGGTGGTTTTGGAGGGGGTTATGGAGATGGTGGTGACAATACTGCTATGCAAATTGTCAATGAAAAGCAGCAAATGCAAAGCCTGAACGACAGGCTGGCTACCTATCTCGAAAAAGTGCGCACCCTTGAAGCAACCAACAAGGACTTGGAGGACAAGCTCAAGAATTTCCACACGAGCAAAGTGGTCACCAAGGATCACACCTCGTTCCAGGACCAGCTGCAGCCCCTTCGTGACCAG ATAATTGCTGCCATCATTGAAAATTCCCGCTTGGCCTTGGAGATTGATAATGCTAAGCTGGCTGCTGATGACTTCAGAACAAA ATACGAGTCTGAGTACACCATTCGCCAGTCAGTGGAGACTGACATCCTCAACCTGAAGGGTCTGAAGAAAGAGTGTGAGATCAACCACACCAGTAATCTTCAGGAAATTGAAACATTGAAACAAGAGATTGAAGATCTTAAAAATCAACATGAAGAG GATATGGGTGGTCTGAAAGAAGAAATGGCTGGCACTGTAAACGTGAATGTCCAGGCCTCTGAAGGCCCAGATCTGACACGGATTTTGGAGGACTTACGAGCAGAGTATGAAAGCATAGTTCAAAGAAACAAGATGGACCTTGAGAGGTGGTTCAACAAGCAG GTGGAAGCCAAAGAAGCTGAAGCCATCCAGAAAGCAGAGGTTGCTGGAGGCACTGAAACCACAAAGACAGAAGTGACAGATCTCCGCCGTCAGACCCAGAGCCTTCAGGCAGAGCTGGACGCTTTGCGGGCCTCT aAAGCCGCCTTGGAGGAAACCTTGGCAGGGGTAGATGGCCGCTATCAGATGGAACTTCACCGTATCGCTGCCATGGTAGCCGCCTTGGAGGAAGAGCTGATGAACATCCGGGACAGCATGACCTCACAGAACGAGGAGTACAAGAAACTTCTGAACATCAAAGAGAAACTGGAGCAGGAGATTGCAACATACAAGCAGCTGCTGGAAGGAATGGAGCTGGGCGCCGGCGGGGCCTCGTCCTCCAC TGTTTCACAGACTACAGTGGTGACCAAAG